One part of the Quercus lobata isolate SW786 chromosome 7, ValleyOak3.0 Primary Assembly, whole genome shotgun sequence genome encodes these proteins:
- the LOC115951728 gene encoding uncharacterized protein LOC115951728: MDWTTLTTDKMIRRQRQAAIFADKRYVAPNLNFVNVIDLNRVLKAEVFMSEDKQLRAVHLILDFKPLSDKFQDVGNAIRAGDPRLARINVSVPGFLAQEGTVQVELPFHRSPREATVPKEEIASSCLSLKVEIDQFQLEEERKEQGEPMIQVTDSKDELDRFSGDRTSGLVVMRIASDSEEEQEEIMSLERKKGLPELLASRAKGSAPKDDSRSQLPPALPPPPPTLINPFTPANLKKIKKDKEVVEEGELVPHNEEVPPKLLRTAKDKGDGAAIPWNSTIREF; the protein is encoded by the exons ATGGATTGGACAACGCTCACGACAGACAAGATGATAAGAAGACAAAGACAAGCAG ctATTTTCGCAGATAAAAGATACGTGGCCCCCAACCTCAACTTCGTCAACGTTATAGATCTCAACAGGGTACTGAAAGCAGAGGTGTTCATGAGCGAGGACAAACAATTGAGAGCTGTCCACCTTATCCTTGACTTCAAGCCTCTATCCGACAAGTTTCAGGACGTAGGCAATGCGATCAGAGCAGGTGATCCTCGCTTGGCTCGGATTAACGTCTCGGTGCCCGGATTCCTAGCCCAAGAAGGCACTGTGCAAGTTGAACTGCCCTTCCATCGCTCTCCCCGCGAAGCAACAGTTCCAAAAGAAGAGATAGCTTCTTCGTGTCTGTCACTCAAGGTTGAGATAGACCAATTTCAActtgaggaagagagaaaggagCAGGGAGAGCCTATGATCCAAGTCACGGACTCGAAAGACGAGCTTGACAGATTTTCAGGAGATCGCACTTCCGGGCTCGTTGTTATGCGCATAGCTAGTGATTCAGAGGAGGAACAAGAAGAAATAATGTCGCTGGAGAGGAAGAAGGGTCTTCCCGAACTCCTTGCTAGCAGGGCCAAGGGGTCGGCGCCTAAAGATGACTCAAGGTCTCAGCTCCCTCCTGCTCTTCCCCCTCCTCCCCCTACTCTAATTAACCCCTTCACACCTGCCAATctgaaaaagataaagaaggaCAAGGAGGTGGTCGAGGAAGGGGAGTTGGTCCCTCATAATGAGGAGGTTCCTCCTAAGCTTTTAAGGACGGCCAAGGACAAAGGAGATGGGGCGGCCATACCATGGAACTCCACCATCAGGGAGTTCTAG